CGACTGCCAGAAGCGATCTAATGTCGTTGAAAGCCCCGTCTCGGATGGTTCATTCATGATTCCCTCCATCTTCTGCAAAGAATCCGCACGTGATTCCCAATAGCCAAGCTTATTGTTTTCCCCGCGATACTGGATATCCAGGAAACTCTCTCGCACTCGCTGGATGCTGCCTGCCTCTACTCCAGTCCCAATCTGCCCTGGAATTTGCGGACGATTTAATGATGGAGCAGGATATGGCTCTGTCTGTTCAAAGTTAACTCTTTGTCGTGTGTAACCTGGGGTATTGGCATTGGCAATGTTATGACCAACCGTCTGAAGGGCAGTTTGCTGGGTAACCAGACCACGTCTCGCAACTTCGAGACTATGAAATGTTGAACGCATGGATGTTCCTCCTAAGCTCTTGAATCGAACAGCGAGCGCGCTGGGGCACTGACACTTTTTTTCGTATTCGCAGGTTTTTCGTAGTTCACAGCATTTGGCTGCGGATTTAAGGTATTCAAAGTCATCGTGACAAATTGCAGGGACTGCTGAAGCAGGAGCTGATTAAGCTCGTTTTGTTTTTGAATATTATTGATTGTATCAGTTAGCCTTTGTTTCAAGTCATGCAAGAGAGTTTTCTCCTCAGGGGTGCCCATTTCTGCAAGCTCCGTAACCGTTTTTCCCTCTGACAGGTCCGCTCGTTGCTTCTCCAGTTGGACGATTGCTCTCGTATACTGCTTTTCTTCTCTAGTAATCTGTTGTAGCTCTTCAACCTTGTTCTCTTTTACAATCTCTTCTTTCCGTACGGTGAGTTCATAGAGGTATGCATGCAAGGTAAGCATTTTTTCAAGTAGGGTAATGATGGTTGGAATCGACATAAGTTCTCCTTATTTTGAAGCAATATTATTTATTAAAATAGAAATCGATCATCTTGTTGGCTACAGCTTTTGAGTCTACTTGGTAAGTGCCGTTCTCCACAGAGACTTTTAGTTTAGCGATCTTCTCCTGACGAGCTTCAGCAAATTGGGAACGCTCTTGAAGCTCTTTTGCTTTGCTCGATATTTCTACTTGGTCGCTTTTGGCCTGGTTTGCCTTTGCAGCTTGTTGCTGTTTCATTTGATTTTTATATGGGTTAATCCCTGAAGGTCCTAAATTATTTATTTTCATTTGGTATCCCTTCCTTCCGAACAGTTTGTCTATTTATTTTATCGACACATTGGCCAGAATGTTTATTAAAACTTCTTATTTATAACGTGGTATGTTTTTCCTTCTTCACGTATTACACGTTCTCTTTCTTCTTCGCGTTCTAATTGAGAAAGCTGTCCGTGTATATCCTTTTTACAGTTCTGACACAGCTTGTCCTCTCTAATAATCCTACCACAACGGTCGCACGGATAGCCTAAATTCGGAAAATGAGCGAGTTGAATCCGACCTTTTCTGATGAACTTGATAATCAGATATTCCTCAACCCCCGTGTCTTCCACCACTTGGTCCATCGTCGCCGTCCGATTTTCTCGTTGACGGATATATTTGTAAACAGTATTATACTTTGCTTCCTCTTCTTTATAGCACGTTTCACATACTTCCCGAAACGCATTTTTTATATAAATCTGACCACAGTTTGGGCAATTATCTAGTTGAGACATAACGCAACTCCCTTTCGAGCAATAAATTCTTATTCTTTATATCGTAAGAGACGGCAAAATGTTAACTGCGAACAAGTGTGTAGGAGTAAATATCCTTTGCACCAGCGTCTTTAAGGACCTTTGCCGCCATGCGCACGGTTGTTCCTGTTGTGTAGATGTCGTCGATTAGGAGAATGCTTTTATCCTTCACCGCCTCAGTGTCCGGCACATAGAACGTATTCTCCCGTTCCATTCTCTCTTTACGCGCCTTTTTTGATTGCTTTTCTGAGTTGGTTTTGGAGAGTAACTCTTCTGGGGTTCTAAGTAAAAGCTCCGCCAAAAGTAGCGACTGATTAAAGCCACGTTCATATTTGCGGTCTGTGCTTAATGGTATGGGGACAAGGATGGGCCGGTCTTTAATCCATAACGATTCAAACGTATGGCGGAACGCTTTCTGGAAAACTTGAACCAGAACGGCATCCCCGCGAAACTTATATCTCGCTAACACTTCTTTCATATGTTCATTGTAATGGTAAACGGACCGATTCTGTTGAAGCAGACCAGCTGTGGATGGATCTTCCTCCCATCTGAAACAGTCGGAACATAAATCCTCAACGCGGTTTTCTGGTGCCACCATGGCCCACTGCCGCCCGCAAATTCTACAGAGCTCTCCCGTAATTATTTGAAAAGCACTTTCACATTTCTCACAAATGGGGGTATGTTGTTGCAATCCTAGGAATGCGCCCCATCCAAACAAAGTTGAAACATCACCATGACAAATCAAGCAATTCTTCATTGGAAAAAGCCTCCCTTCCGTGCGTTATAGTTCATCCTTATAATCTGGTCAACGGCGGCACCCATCTCATTTGTCTTGCCATAATGAAAAAAGCGAACATCCCCCCTTGGAAATTGGCTACTGCGGCCAACCCTTCCAGCTATCTGCACAAGAGCACTTTCCGTGAAGACGTCATCCTCCGCTCCAAGTACTCCTCCTTGCACATCCGCTACCGTCACGCCACGTTCTAGGATTGTTGTAGTCACCAGGATTTTTATGTTTCCTTTTCGGAAGTTATCGACTTTCTCCTTACGCTCCTTATCTTTTGCATGCACACCTGCCACGAGCTCGCCGTGTTCTTTTGCAAAGATTTCAGTTACTTTTTCTAAGACATCGATATTAGGAACAAATAAAAATATGGGGCTTCCATTTTTCATATGTTTTCTGACCCATTTCGAGACATTCGCCGGAAGTTCGTCTTTTTTAATCCGTTTCTCCCATTTCCCACACCACTCTAAAGTAGGAACAGGCAGTGGGTGTTTGTGATATCTGGCTGGAATCACTACAGATTCTAGTTTTTTTGCACGGACATCTCGCTGCATTTTTTTCGATGGAGTGGCACTTAAGTAGATGAGGCTCCCATCTTCCTTTCGTGCCTGGTTCGCTGCATACTCAAGTGTTGGATCTATGTTGTAAGGAAAAGCATCGACCTCGTCTATGATGAGAGTATCAAATGCGCGGTAATAACGAAGTAGTTGGTGGGTGGTGGCGATGGTGAGTGGGGTATTTTTTGTTCTATCCTCGCTGCCCCCATAAAGGGTGGCGACTTCGACTTGAGGAAAAACTTTCTTTAATCTTGGCGATAGCTCTAACACTACGTCCGTTCTTGGGGTTGCTATACAAACGCGGCCACCTTTACTTAATGCCGTTTCGATTCCTTTAAAAAGCACCTCTGTTTTCCCTGCACCGCAAACCGCCCAGGCGAGGAGGGATGTTTTGTTGTTGATTGCTTCGACGACTTTTTTTGAGGCGAGTTGCTGGCCTTTGGAGAGGGTGCCGTCCCAAGCGAGGGTGGTGTCTTGGTCAGCGGTGTCTAGTCGTGGCCCACTCCACGAGATGAGTGGGGTACACTCACTTACCCGCCCCATCATGATGCAATGGCGGCAATAGGTGCACTTCTGGTGACAGCGGGCACAATTAAACGAAGCAAACAGGTTTTGATCTATGTTACCACATCGGTTACAGTTGTTAGTGCCTAAATTGGTGGATTGGACTCCGAAATCGAGTTTTATATATCCATTTTGATAATGTGTTTGGAGTGTGTCGTGGCTGAATGGAAGTTCGTCTGCTAGAAGTCTTTTGCCGGAGAGGAAGTATTGGAGATTTTGGTCAAAGGGGAATGTTGTCTGGATGGGAGGATGCGGGATGTTAGGGACAGCAGATATTCTTTGGATATCTTCTGATTTTTGGTTGGTGATTTTTAATTGGTTATTGCTTGTTTGACTGAAAAGCATTAGTTACCTCCTTTGATTTTGAATTTCGGTAGTTGATGGGCGTTCTCTCTGCCCGTTTTGTTGTTATTTTTGTTTAAACGGTCACTGAGGTGCCCTCTCTAAGCCCCATCTGTTGGTTTTCTCCCTCAAACGGTAACAGAGAACCCGTCTCTACGACCGTTCTGTCGGTTTTCTTCATCAAATGGTCACAGAGACGTCTCCTCTACACCCGTTTCACTGTTACTTCACTTCAAACGGTTACTGAGATGGAAATATACGGATAAACGCTCGTCACTTCACAATAAATCTCCCCAATAAATAAAAAAAGACACCACAAGCAACCCACTGCTCCTGATGTCTCTCCAATCTCTCGATGATGTTACGTGAATATAAAGTTATCGCTTATACCACCCAAGCCCCAAAGCGCCTTCACCTAAATGCGTTCCAATTACCGGACCGAAATAGCTCAAGAAAAACTCCACATGAGGATACTTCTGTTCAAGCTCTCTCTTCATCTCTTCAGCTTCCGCTTCACGATTCGCGTGAATCACACACGCGCGCATTGGCACTCCCAATGAAGCATCTTCATCAAACAAATCATGTATACGCTTGACCGCTTTTTTGCGAGTACGAATCTTTTCAAACGGAACGATTTTCGTATCGACAAAATGCAACAGTGGTTTCACCTGCAAAAGGCTTCCAACAATCGCTTGGGCACTGCTTAAACGTCCACCACGTTGTAAGTGAGAAAGGTCGTCTACCATAAAGTAAGCACGGTCAGATTCTTTCATAACGTTCAATCGTTCCATTATTTGTTCAGGAGACTTTCCCTCTGCAGCCAATTCCGCCGCTTCTAATGCATAGAAGCCTTGAATCATGCAGCTGATCTCGGAATCAAATGCGTATACTTCGATCCCATCCACCATATCTCCAGCTGCAACTGCACCTTGAAAAGTACCACTAATGCCGCTAGAAAGATGAATACTCACAACGGCATCATAGTCCTTAGCAAGTTTTTCAAAAAGGGAAACAAACTCGCCAATTGCCGGTTGGGAAGTTGAAGGGAGTTCGCGACTGTTCTTAACCTCTTCGTAAAATTGCTCTACTTTAATGTCCACTTCTTCTTGGTACGATTCATTCCCGAAGATTACATTTAGCGGGATCATATGTATGTCATGCTTTTCGCGTAATTCTGCTGAGATGTAGGCAGTACTGTCTGTAACAATCGCCGTTTTCATATTGTAGACCTTCCTTATACTAAAGTATTTCTGTTATCTATTATAGATTGTACATGAAACGACAATAAGTTTCATCTATTGTTTGATTTTTATAAGGGGAGGTGATATATCAACCACTTTTTTACTTTTATCAACCAACTGGGTCTATATATCGACCATTCGACACCAACAGACAATTCCCGCCGACCTTTCTCCGCTTCCGCTCCCCCTCCAACCCCACAAAAAAACCCTGGAGAACTAAATCCCCAAGGCTACCTAACCTCTACCCAGCCATTCTTGATTGCAACAACAACAGCTTGTGTACGGTCATTTACATTCATTTTTTGAAGGATGTTACTTACATGGTTTTTAACCGTCTTTTCGCTGATGAACAACGCTTCCCCGATTGCCTTGTTGCTCTTTCCGTCAGC
This window of the Sutcliffiella horikoshii genome carries:
- the flgM gene encoding flagellar biosynthesis anti-sigma factor FlgM is translated as MKINNLGPSGINPYKNQMKQQQAAKANQAKSDQVEISSKAKELQERSQFAEARQEKIAKLKVSVENGTYQVDSKAVANKMIDFYFNK
- a CDS encoding TIGR03826 family flagellar region protein, producing MSQLDNCPNCGQIYIKNAFREVCETCYKEEEAKYNTVYKYIRQRENRTATMDQVVEDTGVEEYLIIKFIRKGRIQLAHFPNLGYPCDRCGRIIREDKLCQNCKKDIHGQLSQLEREEERERVIREEGKTYHVINKKF
- a CDS encoding DEAD/DEAH box helicase, with the translated sequence MLFSQTSNNQLKITNQKSEDIQRISAVPNIPHPPIQTTFPFDQNLQYFLSGKRLLADELPFSHDTLQTHYQNGYIKLDFGVQSTNLGTNNCNRCGNIDQNLFASFNCARCHQKCTYCRHCIMMGRVSECTPLISWSGPRLDTADQDTTLAWDGTLSKGQQLASKKVVEAINNKTSLLAWAVCGAGKTEVLFKGIETALSKGGRVCIATPRTDVVLELSPRLKKVFPQVEVATLYGGSEDRTKNTPLTIATTHQLLRYYRAFDTLIIDEVDAFPYNIDPTLEYAANQARKEDGSLIYLSATPSKKMQRDVRAKKLESVVIPARYHKHPLPVPTLEWCGKWEKRIKKDELPANVSKWVRKHMKNGSPIFLFVPNIDVLEKVTEIFAKEHGELVAGVHAKDKERKEKVDNFRKGNIKILVTTTILERGVTVADVQGGVLGAEDDVFTESALVQIAGRVGRSSQFPRGDVRFFHYGKTNEMGAAVDQIIRMNYNARKGGFFQ
- a CDS encoding DegV family protein, which codes for MKTAIVTDSTAYISAELREKHDIHMIPLNVIFGNESYQEEVDIKVEQFYEEVKNSRELPSTSQPAIGEFVSLFEKLAKDYDAVVSIHLSSGISGTFQGAVAAGDMVDGIEVYAFDSEISCMIQGFYALEAAELAAEGKSPEQIMERLNVMKESDRAYFMVDDLSHLQRGGRLSSAQAIVGSLLQVKPLLHFVDTKIVPFEKIRTRKKAVKRIHDLFDEDASLGVPMRACVIHANREAEAEEMKRELEQKYPHVEFFLSYFGPVIGTHLGEGALGLGWYKR
- a CDS encoding flagellar protein FlgN, whose translation is MSIPTIITLLEKMLTLHAYLYELTVRKEEIVKENKVEELQQITREEKQYTRAIVQLEKQRADLSEGKTVTELAEMGTPEEKTLLHDLKQRLTDTINNIQKQNELNQLLLQQSLQFVTMTLNTLNPQPNAVNYEKPANTKKSVSAPARSLFDSRA
- a CDS encoding ComF family protein yields the protein MKNCLICHGDVSTLFGWGAFLGLQQHTPICEKCESAFQIITGELCRICGRQWAMVAPENRVEDLCSDCFRWEEDPSTAGLLQQNRSVYHYNEHMKEVLARYKFRGDAVLVQVFQKAFRHTFESLWIKDRPILVPIPLSTDRKYERGFNQSLLLAELLLRTPEELLSKTNSEKQSKKARKERMERENTFYVPDTEAVKDKSILLIDDIYTTGTTVRMAAKVLKDAGAKDIYSYTLVRS